The following nucleotide sequence is from Chloracidobacterium validum.
GTAATACAGCGGCTTGATGGCGAAGCGGTCGCGCGCGCAAAAGAGACGCTGCCGAGTGGCATCCCACAGGGCAAAGGCGAAATCACCGCGCAGGTGCTGAAGGCAGTCCAAACCCCAAGCTCGATAAGCCTGCCAAAGTAGCCTGGCATCCGGCATGTCGAGTGAAGCGTCAAAGCCGGCTGAACGGAGCGCCCGGCAGAGTTCAGAACGTGCATCAAGCCGGATGTCGGCAGCCAGCCAGATCGCTTCGTCAAACGTAAGCGGCGGCACTGTTTGCGTGAGGTCATCCACCGAGAGGTGGGCATAACCCAGCGCAATGTGCTCATAAGTCCATTGTGACTGTCCATCAGGACCACGCCAGGCTAACGATTGAAGCAGCCGATTCGCTATCGCTGAATCAATTGGGCGTCCCGGTGGGTTGGCAACGACGAAAAAACTACTCACGCTGCACTGAGGGGAGTATCAAAGACGGCATAGCGCTGCCGCACGTCTGGAGCTTCCATGAGCGGCGCACCCTGCCATTCAACCCAAGCATGGGCTTCAAGTGAGGCTGGCGTTTTGGCGACGCCAAGGATGATGTCACCAACGACACCCCGCCGAGCCAGTAAAAACCACAGTGTCATGGCCCGAACCAAGCACGTAGCTGGAACCGGGCAATAACGAGCTGCGCAGTGAACGAGTTCGACTTGACGGCAAATCCAATCGGTCGGTGGTGGCGATGGAGCGGCACCCATGGTAAGCCACCGCAGGCAGCCCAAGCTGGCACGCACGCCAATCAGCCGACACAGTAACCGAAGGCAAAGGAGCAGGACCCAAGCCAGCAACAGTCCGCCACGGTCGTCAGGCGGAAGCCGTCTGAATGTGCTCAACCGGTGGAGCCAACGGGTCGGCTGTGAAGGTAGCATGTGCGTTTACTGGGAAAGTGGCTGTTCTGGTGGCTGCAGTTCAAGCAGTTTGGCCTGTA
It contains:
- a CDS encoding lasso peptide biosynthesis B2 protein, whose product is MLPSQPTRWLHRLSTFRRLPPDDRGGLLLAWVLLLCLRLLCRLIGVRASLGCLRWLTMGAAPSPPPTDWICRQVELVHCAARYCPVPATCLVRAMTLWFLLARRGVVGDIILGVAKTPASLEAHAWVEWQGAPLMEAPDVRQRYAVFDTPLSAA